In Pyricularia oryzae 70-15 chromosome 2, whole genome shotgun sequence, one genomic interval encodes:
- a CDS encoding WD repeat-containing protein slp1, whose protein sequence is MATAFCETPLKSHTGLFSSRTAGGRMPLTPSPRQRAVAVAINVNSSPCTPDETYKPAGKSSYTSKLAAHLAAKQQRDSPKSNIARGVSTPRKALELGVSDFTLTGTGHQATKTPSSTKTRKTIRQKTSKTSVSYAAGDRFIPNRTASSAIANVGSGKLDMHERRPKSSSSESSGVLSSAADEALAALEALNIGDDDDEAEPYSRPSPNTAAYQNSIANACGVSLNTRILEFKPAPPESSKPIDLRQQYNRPLKPASSSSAQSRRRIATAPERVLDAPGLIDDYYLNLLDWSSGNQVAIGLERSVYVWSADEGSVSCLLETSPDTYVSSVKWSADGAYVSVGMGTGEVQIWDVAEGAKVRSMHGHDTRVSVMGWNKHLLSTGARSGLVFNHDVRIAEHKVAELVSHTSEVCGLEWRSDGAQLATGGNDNLVSIWDARSLAVPKFTKTNHKAAVKALAWCPWNMNLLATGGGSYDRHIHFWNSTSGARVNSIDTGSQVTSLRWSPHYREIVSSSGFPDNSLSIWSYPTLVRTVEIPAHESRVLHSCLSPDGQMLATAAADESLKFWKVFEKKPGASSAGLGASSKADMVKQMTIR, encoded by the coding sequence ATGGCGACTGCATTTTGCGAGACGCCGCTCAAGTCCCACACGGGACTCTTTTCCTCCCGGACCGCTGGCGGACGGATGCCGTTGACGCCGTCCCCACGTCAGCGCGCCGTTGCCGTGGCTATCAATGTCAACTCATCGCCATGCACTCCCGATGAAACCTATAAGCCTGCTGGCAAGTCGAGCTACACGTCCAAGCTTGCCGCTCATCTTGCCGCGAAGCAGCAGCGTGACTCACCCAAGTCGAACATCGCTCGCGGTGTTTCCACTCCTCGCAAGGCTCTGGAGCTTGGCGTCTCAGACTTCACTCTGACCGGCACAGGTCACCAGGCAACCAAGACCCCCTCCAGCACCAAGACAAGGAAGACTATTAGGCAGAAGACTTCCAAGACCTCGGTCAGCTATGCCGCCGGCGACCGCTTTATCCCCAACCGTACTGCAAGCTCCGCTATTGCCAACGTCGGCTCTGGCAAGCTGGACATGCATGAGAGGCGACccaagagcagcagcagcgagtcCTCTGGCGTTCTTTCCTCCGCTGCCGACGAGGCGCTTGCCGCCCTCGAGGCGCTCAACATtggtgacgatgatgacgaagCTGAGCCTTACTCGCGTCCCTCACCCAATACTGCAGCATACCAAAACTCCATCGCCAACGCCTGCGGAGTTAGCCTCAACACCCGCATCCTGGAGTTCAAGCCCGCGCCCCCAGAGTCATCCAAGCCCATTGACCTGCGCCAGCAGTACAACCGTCCCTTGAAGCCTGCCAGCTCATCCTCCGCACAATCTCGCCGCCGCATTGCCACAGCTCCTGAGCGTGTTCTTGACGCTCCTGGACTGATTGATGACTACTACCTGAACCTTTTGGACTGGAGCTCAGGAAACCAGGTCGCCATTGGCCTGGAGCGCAGTGTTTACGTCTGGTCAGCTGACGAGGGCAGTGTCAGCTGTCTGCTCGAGACCAGCCCGGACACGTACGTCAGCAGTGTCAAGTGGTCGGCAGACGGCGCCTACGTCAGTGTGGGTATGGGAACTGGCGAGGTACAGATCTGGGACGTGGCCGAGGGCGCCAAGGTCCGCAGCATGCACGGCCACGACACCCGTGTCTCCGTCATGGGATGGAACAAGCACCTCCTATCTACTGGTGCTCGCTCCGGCCTTGTCTTCAACCACGATGTGCGCATCGCCGAGCACAAGGTTGCCGAGCTTGTCTCTCACACCTCGGAGGTCTGCGGCCTCGAGTGGCGCTCCGATGGTGCCCAGCTCGCCACTGGTGGCAACGACAATCTTGTTTCCATCTGGGACGCCCGTTCGCTCGCCGTGCCCAAGTTCACCAAGACCAACCACAAGGCCGCCGTCAAGGCTCTGGCCTGGTGCCCCTGGAACATGAACCTGCTGGCCACCGGCGGTGGCTCGTACGACCGCCACATCCACTTCTGGAACTCGACCTCGGGTGCTCGCGTCAACAGCATCGATACCGGCTCGCAGGTCACCAGCTTGCGCTGGAGCCCCCACTACCGGGAGATTGTCAGCTCGAGCGGCTTCCCCGACAACTCACTCAGCATCTGGAGCTACCCGACCCTCGTGCGCACCGTCGAGATTCCCGCCCACGAGAGCCGTGTCCTCCACAGCTGTCTCAGCCCCGACGGCCAGATGCTGGCCACCGCGGCTGCTGACGAGAGCCTCAAGTTCTGGAAGgttttcgagaagaagccTGGTGCTAGCTCCGCCGGCCTGGGTGCTTCCAGCAAGGCCGACATGGTCAAGCAGATGACCATCCGCTAA
- a CDS encoding kelch repeat protein, translating to MVQPANTAGAPQSLFGGGAPTAPTPGTPQGASIGAGASPSPGPGAGIGTLTASSTPSLLSQTSAPGSATSSNNTFVMTNSPVKSRGIPDGYRPKVTRTLGNRPACLVNASVTYCGNNQIYAFGGFDQYTDEVYNHVLRLDLVSLQWSLVDNYGDIPGVRMGHTATLYKGDRLLVFGGENEHRTYLSDLIIFDLKTAHWTQPQCSGPIPRGRARHAAILHEDKLFIVGGITGHDNHVLDDVCFLDLKTFTWSRSWRFVSRFDHSASIWNDRVWVYGGLSEEMNRTSELWWLDLKGSPAFETPPQVGTYDRASLASRVSHSARPASYSPLVQSPIVGTSGYAANSRTAQVNPPSFQLKSFAPIAPGTISSIKFHSGPIVPEQGTGYHFHVYSSGTLLDFLTPTTSSSSKDCSLSALDLNSLRWQKLAEGREIFKSGYRWHYCTLSEDGTKAWLLGCPSEQSALDLGANGLEEYLSDIMEVDLRRYGFLGNNMAPEPRAELLRPSSRIRIVEQPSRGLGADLATLFNVPPEAGSGTDFVVTALADDCEDESMVGSALVQPSDSSSVGGADSWLSPDAPTSSPIYVHRLILQARWPHFRRLWASQMAEFHTRKMHIPEPYSVVKAFLYYLYTDRIDPSIEDEGADSGTTTDLSDIAGLLVMSNIYGIPHLRLLCVNRLAKELDVDHACIIWYRAGLADEEWLRKRAAAYCLTHWGRIVRTSGFLRLPRSALVELSQEIDMEGRVIGGEELDMFVGSTMATDSSGALARRKESMSSQPSQMIESEVDDDDGMELN from the exons ATGGTCCAGCCCGCCAATACCGCTGGGGCGCCGCAGTCCCTCTTCGGGGGCGGAGCGCCGACCGCGCCAACCCCCGGAACCCCACAGGGAGCCTCtatcggcgccggcgccagCCCCAGCCCAGGTCCAGGCGCAGGCATCGGTACATTGACAGCATCGTCGACTCCCTCGCTGCTTAGCCAGACCAGCGCTCCAGGCTCGGCCACGTCGTCCAACAACACTTTTGTAATGACCAACTCGCCCGTCAAGAGTCGTGGTATACCTGACGGATACAGGCCCAAAGTGACACGAACTCTGGGTAACAGGCCGGCCTGTTTGGTTAACGCCTCGGTGACATATTGCGGCAACAACCAAATTTATGCCTTTGGCGGCTTCGATCAGTACACCGATGAGGTCTACAATCATGTCTTGAGGCTGGATCTCGTGAGCCTTCAGTGGTCCCTTGTTGACAACTATGGCGACATCCCCGGCGTTCGTATGG GACATACTGCTACACTCTACAAGGGTGACAGGTTACTGGTATTTGGAGGCGAAAACGAGCACCGTACATACCTTTCAGATCTGATAATATTCGACTTGAAGACGGCTCACTGGACACAACCTCAATGCAGCGGTCCCATACCCCGAGGTCGCGCCAGGCATGCCGCCATTCTACACGAGGACAAGCTTTTCATTGTTGGTGGCATCACTGGTCACGATAATCACGTGTTGGACGATGTTTGCTTCCTAGACCTCAAAACCTTTACGTGGTCGAGATCGTGGCGGTTTGTTTCACGATTCGACCACAGCGCATCGATATG GAATGATAGAGTTTGGGTTTATGGTGGACTGAGCGAGGAGATGAACAGGACCAGCGAACTCTGGTGGCTTGATCTCAAGGGAAGCCCTGCTTTCGAAACGCCGCCTCAAGTCGGCACATATGACAGAGCCTCGCTGGCCAGTCGAGTCAGCCACTCTGCCCGGCCAGCATCCTACTCCCCACTGGTGCAGTCCCCGATAGTTGGGACCTCGGGCTATGCTGCCAATTCTAGGACAGCACAAGTCAACCCTCCTTCGTTCCAGCTCAAGTCCTTTGCTCCGATAGCCCCCGGCACAATCTCATCGATCAAATTCCATTCAGGGCCTATTGTTCCCGAACAAGGCACCGGCTACCATTTCCACGTCTACTCTTCTGGAACCCTGCTTGACTTTTTGACTCCAAccacatcatcatcatccaaGGATTGCTCGCTCTCAGCGCTGGATCTGAATTCCTTACGGTGGCAAAAGCTTGCGGAGGGTAGAGAGATCTTCAAGAGCGGCTATCGTTGGCACTACTGTACCCTCAGCGAAGATGGCACAAAGGCCTGGCTTTTGGGATGCCCGTCTGAGCAGAGTGCTCTCGATCTGGGTGCAAATGGTCTCGAAGAGTACCTGAGTGACATTATGGAAGTTGATCTGCGCCGGTACGGATTCCTGGGCAACAACATGGCCCCCGAGCCGCGGGCTGAGTTACTACGCCCCTCATCGAGGATCCGTATCGTTGAGCAGCCGTCAAGAGGTCTTGGCGCAGATTTGGCCACTTTATTCAACGTTCCCCCGGAGGCCGGAAGTGGCACTGATTTTGTGGTCACGGCCCTTGCCGACGACTGTGAAGATGAGAGTATGGTTGGATCCGCACTGGTGCAGCCTAGCGATTCCTCATCGGTCGGTGGTGCAGACTCATGGCTCTCGCCTGACGCTCCAACATCATCGCCCATATATGTGCACCGGCTCATTCTACAAGCCCGCTGGCCGCACTTTCGCCGACTCTGGGCCTCACAGATGGCTGAATTTCATACTCGCAAAATGCACATCCCTGAGCCATACAGCGTGGTGAAAGCCTTCCTTTACTACCTTTACACCGACCGGATAGATCCTTCGATTGAAGATGAGGGGGCTGATTCAGGAACGACTACCGACCTGTCCGACATTGCCGGGTTGCTGGTCATGAGCAACATATACGGCATCCCGCACCTGCGGCTGTTGTGCGTCAACCGGCTTGCCAAAGAGTTGGATGTTGACCATGCGTGTATCATCTGGTACCGCGCTGGACTGGCCGACGAAGAGTGGCTCCGCAAGCGCGCTGCAGCTTACTGCCTGACTCATTGGGGCAGGATTGTGCGGACCTCGGGCTTCCTGCGGCTTCCGAGGAGCGCTTTGGTTGAGCTGTCGCAAGAGATCGACATGGAGGGCCGCGTGATCGGAGGCGAGGAACTGGACATGTTTGTCGGCTCCACCATGGCCACTGATAGCTCCGGGGCTTTGGCGAGGCGCAAGGAGAGTATGAGCAGTCAGCCGAGTCAAATGATCGAGTCGGAggtggacgacgacgatggaaTGGAGCTCAACTAG